The following coding sequences lie in one Sorghum bicolor cultivar BTx623 chromosome 6, Sorghum_bicolor_NCBIv3, whole genome shotgun sequence genomic window:
- the LOC8080302 gene encoding protein disulfide isomerase-like 5-2, with the protein MATRVLPPALLSLILLPLLLLSARDTVAAGEDFPRDGRVIDLDESNFEAALGAIDFLFVDFYAPWCGHCKRLAPELDEAAPVLAGLSEPIVVAKVNADKYRKLGSKYGVDGFPTLMLFIHGVPIEYTGSRKADQLVRNLKKFVSPDVSILESDSAIKTFVENAGTSFPMFLGFGVNDSLIAEYGRKYKKRAWFAVAKEFSEDIMVAYEFDKVPALVAIHPKYKEQSLFYGPFEENFLEDFVRQSLLPLVVPINTETLKMLNDDQRKVVLTILEDDSDENSTQLVKILRSAANANRDLVFGYVGIKQWDEFVETFDVSKSSQLPKLLVWDRNEEYELVDGSERLEEGDQASQISQFLEGYRAGRTTKKKISGPSFMGFLNSLVSLSSLYILIFVIALLVVMVYFAGQDDTPQPRRIHEE; encoded by the exons ATGGCAACGAGAGTCCTGCCGCCGGCGCTGCTCTCGCTCATACTCCTGCCGCTGCTCTTGCTCTCAGCCCGCGACACCGTCGCCGCGGGCGAGGATTTCCCACGCGACGGGCGGGTGATCGACCTCGACGAGAGCAACTTCGAGGCGGCGCTGGGCGCCATCGACTTCCTCTTCGTCGACTTCTACGCCCCATGGTGCGGCCACTGCAAGCGCCTTGCGCCCGAG TTAGATGAAGCTGCACCAGTGTTGGCAGGGTTGAGTgagcctattgttgttgccaaagTCAATGCTGATAAATACAGGaaactaggatcaaaatatgGAGTGGA TGGGTTCCCTACTCTCATGCTTTTTATCCACGGCGTCCCAATTGAATACACTGGTTCGAGGAAAGCTGACCAGCTTGTGCGCAATCTAAAGAAGTTTGTCTCGCCAGATGTTTCGATCCTTGAGTCAGACTCTGCGATAAAGACCTTTGTTGAGAATGCTGGTACAAGCTTTCCTATGTTCCTTGGTTTTGGGGTGAATGACTCATTGATTGCTGAATATGGAAGGAAATACAAGAAAAGAGCGTGGTTTGCTGTTGCTAAAGAATTCTCTGAGGACATCATGGTAGCCTATGAATTTGATAAGGTTCCAGCACTAGTTGCAATCCATCCAAAGTATAAggaacaaagtttgttctatgGCCCATTTGAAG AAAATTTCTTGGAAGATTTTGTACGGCAATCCCTTCTCCCTTTGGTTGTTCCAATCAATACAGAGACGCTAAAAATGCTGAATGATGATCAGAGGAAAGTTGTTCTCACAATTTTGGAGGATGATTCAGATGAAAATTCTACACAGCTGGTAAAGATTTTGAGATCTGCTGCTAATGCAAACCGTGATTTGGTGTTTGGATATGTTGGAATCAAGCAATGGGACGAGTTTGTGGAGACTTTTGATGTTTCCAAGAGCTCACAGCTGCCAAAGCTACTTGTGTGGGATAGAAACGAGGAGTACGAGCTA GTGGATGGTTCAGAGAGATTAGAAGAAGGTGACCAAGCATCTCAAATAAGCCAATTCCTTGAGGGATACAGAGCAGGAAGAACAACAAAGAAGAAAATCAGCGGCCCTTCTTTTATGGGTTTCCTGAACTCTCTCGTCAGCTTGAGCTCGCTGTACATCCTTATATTTGTCATTGCCCTTCTGGTTGTCATGGTTTACTTTGCTGGGCAAGATGATACTCCTCAGCCAAGACGAATTCATGAAGAGTGA